In one window of Vibrio pelagius DNA:
- a CDS encoding MDR family MFS transporter — MDRSESLFEKQRIKRFNFSVWTVLTGTLLARTSYFMAWPFLIVFLYEDYGASAIEVGTMLAVSAVVGAGTGLYSGYLSDKLGRKWVMVLGSWIASISYTGIALASEVWQFYVLIMMTGLMRPMIEAPAKAVIGDNLKDLKDRELALNIRYFLLNLGGALGPLIGITLALSQPQNLFFVAGGTYVVYGFWLLLGIERKGTFTKPDPSQLPNFAATLNVIRKDNIFVKLMVANFIMMFVYAQVESSIPQVIVRSSITDAAQLIAGLVLVNTLTIIVFQFPMLKWLEHVPLFVRTRIGMILMAIAQIGFLFTPNDWPLGWGMACFILSLGEVIAFPTLNVQIDRMAPPHLRGSYFGAAALYSLGFAIAPLLGGVVIEVLSAYWLFVLCFILCLVMIWLYWLAEHTEDSVERAPVTQS, encoded by the coding sequence ATGGATAGATCGGAAAGCTTGTTTGAAAAGCAGCGTATAAAACGGTTTAACTTTTCAGTATGGACAGTTCTGACTGGAACGTTACTCGCCCGAACAAGCTACTTTATGGCATGGCCTTTTCTGATTGTTTTTCTCTATGAAGATTACGGTGCGTCTGCAATTGAAGTCGGCACCATGCTTGCGGTGTCCGCTGTTGTTGGGGCGGGAACAGGGCTCTACTCGGGCTACCTTTCGGATAAGCTAGGGCGCAAATGGGTAATGGTGTTAGGCAGTTGGATTGCCTCGATATCCTACACCGGTATCGCATTGGCGAGTGAAGTGTGGCAGTTCTATGTGCTGATCATGATGACAGGTCTAATGCGTCCAATGATCGAAGCTCCAGCTAAGGCAGTCATAGGCGATAACCTCAAAGATTTGAAAGATCGTGAGCTAGCACTGAACATTCGTTACTTCTTACTTAATTTGGGTGGCGCACTTGGCCCACTAATTGGTATCACTTTGGCGCTTTCTCAGCCACAGAACCTGTTCTTTGTTGCTGGTGGTACTTATGTCGTTTACGGTTTCTGGCTGCTGTTAGGAATCGAACGCAAAGGTACTTTTACCAAGCCAGATCCCTCTCAACTGCCTAATTTTGCCGCGACGCTTAATGTGATTCGTAAAGACAATATTTTTGTAAAACTGATGGTCGCCAACTTCATCATGATGTTTGTTTACGCGCAGGTTGAGTCGTCAATTCCTCAAGTCATCGTGCGCTCTTCCATCACTGATGCCGCGCAACTTATTGCTGGGTTAGTGTTGGTGAATACGCTGACGATTATTGTGTTTCAATTCCCAATGCTTAAATGGCTCGAGCACGTGCCTCTGTTCGTAAGAACCCGAATTGGCATGATTTTGATGGCGATTGCTCAAATTGGCTTTCTTTTTACACCAAATGATTGGCCTCTAGGCTGGGGAATGGCTTGCTTTATATTAAGCCTAGGAGAAGTAATTGCTTTCCCAACCCTTAATGTACAAATCGATAGAATGGCACCACCACATCTAAGAGGTTCTTACTTCGGTGCGGCTGCTCTTTATTCTCTTGGCTTCGCTATTGCACCGCTGCTTGGCGGTGTGGTGATAGAGGTGCTCAGCGCTTACTGGCTATTTGTGCTCTGCTTTATCCTATGTTTGGTGATGATTTGGTTGTACTGGCTGGCTGAGCATACCGAAGACAGTGTCGAAAGAGCGCCGGTTACCCAGAGTTAA
- a CDS encoding LysR family transcriptional regulator: MINPKLIALLPDLASFILVVNEGSFTAAAKQLGVTPSALSKLITRLEKALSVKLFERTTRSLIITQAGQLVYDQSVVMINAAQQAVELSTSDHTEPAGSLIVAAPEAFLNSVLQPFVVPFLNQYPEIQLKLRAADGDIDILRQGIDIAFRLTDKPDESLVLKELGKTNLVLCASPDYLANKGTPSHPTDLSQHDCLYLAETDKDHIWDFLKDDEFHTVSVSGRYAVNHSQMRLKGVQEGLGIGIFHDFVIQDALAEGSVVQVLNDWTIKSNYHGAIAMQFAQTKYMPARLRVFIDYAMKHLSDKLAGETKQC; the protein is encoded by the coding sequence ATGATCAACCCAAAACTGATAGCCCTGCTTCCTGATCTTGCCTCCTTTATTTTGGTGGTTAATGAGGGCAGTTTTACCGCCGCAGCTAAACAACTTGGTGTGACGCCATCGGCGCTGAGCAAGCTCATCACCCGTTTGGAAAAAGCCCTGTCAGTGAAGCTATTTGAGCGTACTACGCGAAGCCTTATCATTACCCAGGCTGGTCAACTGGTGTACGACCAGAGTGTAGTGATGATTAATGCGGCACAACAAGCGGTTGAGCTCTCGACATCTGATCATACTGAGCCCGCAGGTTCTCTGATTGTGGCAGCGCCCGAAGCTTTCTTAAACTCAGTTTTACAGCCCTTTGTTGTCCCTTTCCTAAACCAATACCCAGAGATTCAGCTCAAACTGCGCGCTGCCGATGGTGATATCGACATTCTGCGTCAGGGGATTGATATCGCGTTTCGCCTCACTGATAAACCCGATGAGAGCTTGGTGCTTAAGGAGCTCGGAAAAACCAACCTCGTGTTGTGCGCAAGCCCAGATTACCTTGCGAATAAGGGAACGCCGTCACACCCGACCGATCTTAGCCAACATGACTGTCTGTACCTTGCAGAGACCGACAAAGACCATATTTGGGATTTCCTTAAAGATGATGAGTTCCACACGGTATCGGTCAGCGGACGTTACGCAGTAAACCACTCGCAAATGCGTTTAAAGGGTGTGCAGGAAGGCTTAGGAATCGGGATCTTCCACGACTTCGTGATTCAGGATGCGCTCGCTGAAGGGAGCGTCGTTCAAGTCCTCAATGACTGGACAATCAAAAGTAACTACCACGGCGCAATCGCAATGCAGTTTGCTCAAACGAAATACATGCCAGCGCGACTTCGCGTTTTCATTGATTACGCCATGAAACACTTAAGCGACAAACTGGCAGGAGAAACAAAACAGTGCTGA
- a CDS encoding VOC family protein translates to MLKGIHHAAIICSDYQVSKRFYTETLKLEIVAENYREARQSYKLDLALPNGAQIELFSFPNAPERPSFPEAQGLRHLAFCVDDVQQMKGYLESKGVEVEPIRVDEFTGREFTFFADPDGLPLELYQA, encoded by the coding sequence GTGCTGAAAGGAATCCACCATGCGGCAATTATCTGCTCTGATTATCAAGTCTCGAAACGCTTCTATACCGAGACTCTAAAACTGGAAATTGTTGCCGAGAACTATCGAGAAGCACGCCAATCTTACAAACTCGACTTAGCATTACCGAATGGTGCACAAATTGAACTGTTCAGCTTTCCCAATGCTCCCGAAAGGCCAAGCTTTCCAGAAGCTCAAGGGTTAAGACATTTAGCTTTTTGTGTCGATGACGTTCAACAAATGAAAGGCTACCTAGAAAGTAAAGGCGTGGAAGTCGAACCGATTCGAGTGGATGAGTTCACCGGTCGAGAGTTTACCTTTTTCGCAGACCCCGACGGATTGCCTCTGGAACTTTATCAGGCGTAA
- a CDS encoding PepSY-associated TM helix domain-containing protein: MSRIESQPATQARSKTLYFLTWRWHFYAGLFVIPFMLMLSITGLVMLLDDELESALYPEALIVQSRASDAMVTISDQLNAVKAQYPDGTVTQFITAKSESLPNRFSVNLSDGRSVFATVDPYSGDVIGEIPRSDSWYQLANEIHGTLLVGDWGDYLIEVATSLSILLLVSGIYLWLPRDNATKAGFLKIRFSSGTRILMRDIHANLGGTLSLVLLLFLLSGLAWAGFWGGKMVQAWSSFPAQMWDDVPLSDKTHASLNHGSEEELPWNLEQTPLPESHDHSAMTDEHSHHDVSTESISLEEVMQTASRLGFTYYRVNFPRSETGVYTITANTMGGDIVDPRTDRTTHLDQYSGRILGEVTWNDYNVMAKTLAVGISLHQGDISVVNKILNVLFCLTFITVSITGAVMWWVRRPAGKGKLGVPPKFEDAGIWKVGLMTVVLISVLFPLAGATIVVAMLLDWLLFSRVERLRMALS; this comes from the coding sequence ATGTCGAGAATTGAATCTCAACCTGCTACTCAGGCTCGAAGTAAAACCCTCTATTTTCTCACTTGGCGATGGCACTTCTACGCGGGCCTATTCGTAATCCCATTTATGTTGATGCTGAGTATAACCGGGCTGGTGATGCTACTTGATGACGAGCTTGAAAGTGCACTTTATCCAGAAGCACTTATCGTTCAAAGCCGTGCCAGTGACGCTATGGTAACGATTAGCGACCAGTTAAATGCGGTCAAAGCGCAATACCCTGATGGAACAGTCACTCAGTTCATTACCGCAAAGTCTGAAAGCTTACCAAATCGTTTCTCGGTCAACTTGTCAGACGGCCGCTCGGTTTTCGCCACTGTCGATCCATACTCTGGGGACGTCATTGGTGAGATCCCACGCAGCGATAGTTGGTATCAGCTCGCAAATGAAATACATGGCACCTTGCTAGTAGGGGATTGGGGCGACTATTTGATCGAGGTGGCAACGAGTCTCTCTATCCTTCTTTTAGTCTCGGGTATCTATTTATGGCTACCGCGTGACAATGCAACTAAAGCTGGATTCTTAAAGATTCGTTTCTCATCTGGAACTCGTATTCTGATGCGTGATATACACGCGAACCTTGGTGGTACTCTGTCTCTGGTTCTGTTGCTGTTCCTTCTCTCCGGTCTTGCTTGGGCTGGTTTTTGGGGCGGTAAAATGGTTCAGGCTTGGAGCAGTTTTCCTGCGCAAATGTGGGATGATGTACCGCTGTCGGATAAAACGCATGCTTCTCTGAACCATGGTTCTGAAGAAGAATTACCTTGGAATTTAGAGCAAACGCCACTCCCGGAATCGCACGATCACTCCGCAATGACAGACGAGCATAGTCACCATGATGTCTCCACAGAGAGCATCTCACTTGAGGAGGTCATGCAAACTGCATCTAGATTGGGCTTTACCTATTATCGCGTCAATTTCCCGCGCTCAGAAACAGGGGTGTATACCATCACCGCTAATACCATGGGTGGCGATATTGTCGACCCGAGAACAGACCGAACCACTCACTTAGACCAGTACTCAGGCCGTATTCTCGGAGAGGTGACGTGGAACGATTACAACGTGATGGCAAAGACGCTCGCTGTTGGTATCTCTCTTCACCAAGGTGACATCAGCGTCGTTAACAAAATTCTGAACGTTCTGTTCTGCTTAACCTTTATCACAGTGTCAATCACTGGCGCGGTGATGTGGTGGGTTCGCCGTCCCGCGGGTAAAGGAAAGTTGGGAGTGCCGCCTAAGTTTGAAGACGCAGGTATTTGGAAAGTAGGCTTGATGACTGTCGTTCTTATCTCTGTACTGTTCCCGTTAGCCGGAGCAACGATAGTCGTCGCGATGTTACTTGACTGGCTGCTATTCTCTCGTGTTGAAAGATTAAGGATGGCTCTGAGCTAG
- a CDS encoding cytochrome b562 has product MKTRSILLSGLIAASVMSASAFASVDLKKNMQEMKLAFKQAAEAQSIEEMQKPMVRLDTLVAELQTGSYPAEKEQNFMEGFSKIQASIDSIEQKLEQGQFEEAKQELRTIDGLREQYHEKRNPSIWSKLFG; this is encoded by the coding sequence ATGAAAACTCGCTCAATTCTTTTATCTGGCCTGATTGCGGCCTCGGTGATGTCGGCATCAGCGTTTGCAAGCGTAGATCTTAAGAAAAACATGCAAGAGATGAAGCTTGCGTTCAAACAAGCTGCAGAAGCTCAAAGCATTGAAGAGATGCAAAAACCAATGGTACGTCTAGATACTTTGGTTGCTGAGCTGCAAACGGGTTCTTACCCTGCGGAGAAAGAGCAAAACTTCATGGAAGGTTTCTCTAAGATCCAAGCATCCATTGACTCGATTGAACAGAAACTAGAACAAGGCCAATTCGAAGAAGCGAAGCAAGAGCTACGCACGATTGATGGCCTACGTGAGCAATACCACGAGAAGCGTAACCCAAGCATCTGGAGCAAGCTATTCGGTTAA
- a CDS encoding phosphatase, which yields MKLQVDTHTHTYASGHAYSTLIENAKAASDRGLAMFCTTDHSESMPGAPHYWFFSNQRILPRFIEGVAIIRGVESNIMNTEGEIDVHPSVDKNLDWAIASFHEPVFPPADKAAHTLALINVIKAGRIDALGHLGNPNFDFDFEAVIDCAVEHNVAIEINNTTLKGNSRIGSVERCYEIAKIAKAKGAYITTGSDAHFCADVGGLDLVSQLLDEVGMPPEQVITHSPSQFLRFLALRGRDEIPEYSGLV from the coding sequence ATGAAATTACAAGTTGATACCCACACTCATACATACGCCAGTGGTCATGCATACAGCACCTTGATTGAGAATGCTAAAGCTGCCAGTGATCGAGGCCTTGCGATGTTTTGTACAACGGATCACTCAGAGTCTATGCCGGGCGCGCCACACTACTGGTTTTTCAGTAATCAACGCATACTCCCTCGTTTTATCGAAGGCGTCGCCATTATTCGCGGCGTTGAATCGAACATCATGAACACGGAGGGTGAGATTGACGTACACCCGAGTGTAGACAAGAACCTCGATTGGGCTATCGCAAGCTTTCATGAACCTGTTTTCCCGCCTGCAGATAAAGCGGCTCATACTTTGGCGCTGATTAACGTGATCAAGGCTGGCCGTATTGATGCGCTTGGACATTTAGGTAATCCGAACTTTGACTTTGATTTTGAAGCCGTGATTGATTGTGCGGTTGAGCACAATGTCGCTATCGAGATCAATAACACTACGCTGAAAGGCAATAGCCGTATTGGTAGTGTTGAGCGTTGTTATGAAATCGCCAAAATTGCCAAGGCAAAAGGGGCATACATCACAACCGGTAGTGATGCACACTTTTGTGCGGATGTCGGGGGCTTAGACCTCGTTTCTCAACTGCTTGATGAAGTCGGTATGCCGCCTGAGCAAGTGATTACGCATTCGCCTAGCCAGTTTCTGCGCTTTTTAGCACTGCGTGGGCGCGATGAGATCCCTGAATATTCAGGTCTTGTTTAA
- a CDS encoding DMT family transporter — protein sequence MSDITKATLFMVVSTFSLSVGGLAAKYLAEIMPVTLLVFSRFFFPSLILLSFLVFVRLRKPSRTLLKPIVSRALCMTACQLCFLSSLQSLTLVESIVLFSTGPLFIPVLEKLIFGVKFNPRTLVCLGMTFTGVVLMAGNLSEFDFKPAILIGLMAGFFNSGSQVSLYRASKGELSAAEMNAWTFLIAALLASPIMIYSLLDTVSLDQPLITNVGEGFTLSNYYWVGLVLAMFAGFTINTQICRAKAYRLVSSGSQLAPLIFTTLLFSAIWQALLFDDTFSNQKLFGIGLIIFASMVNTFLSHRKHKLALTLDTENPKAVNECRP from the coding sequence ATGTCTGATATTACCAAGGCCACCCTGTTTATGGTGGTGTCTACATTTAGTCTGTCAGTTGGCGGGCTTGCAGCGAAATACCTCGCTGAGATCATGCCAGTAACCTTGCTCGTTTTTTCTAGATTCTTCTTTCCTAGTCTGATTTTATTGTCTTTCTTAGTTTTCGTACGATTGCGTAAACCTAGTCGCACGTTACTCAAGCCCATTGTCTCTAGAGCTTTGTGCATGACGGCTTGTCAGCTCTGTTTTTTATCATCACTGCAGAGCTTAACTTTGGTTGAGAGTATCGTTTTGTTTAGCACTGGCCCTTTGTTTATCCCAGTGTTAGAAAAATTAATATTTGGCGTGAAATTCAACCCAAGGACTTTAGTTTGTTTAGGGATGACGTTTACCGGTGTTGTACTGATGGCGGGAAATCTCTCGGAGTTCGACTTTAAACCCGCGATCTTAATTGGCTTAATGGCAGGATTCTTTAACTCAGGCTCACAAGTGAGTTTGTATCGAGCATCTAAGGGGGAATTATCAGCTGCAGAGATGAATGCGTGGACCTTCTTGATCGCCGCTCTGTTGGCTTCACCGATCATGATTTATAGCTTGCTGGATACTGTATCGCTCGATCAGCCACTCATTACCAATGTGGGAGAAGGGTTTACGCTATCGAATTATTATTGGGTAGGGTTGGTGTTGGCGATGTTTGCGGGGTTCACCATCAACACACAAATATGTCGCGCCAAAGCCTATCGTCTGGTAAGCAGTGGCTCTCAATTGGCTCCGCTGATTTTCACCACACTCTTGTTCAGTGCGATTTGGCAAGCTCTGTTGTTCGACGACACATTTTCGAATCAAAAGCTATTTGGTATTGGGCTGATTATTTTTGCTAGCATGGTCAATACTTTCTTGTCTCACCGAAAGCACAAGCTTGCTCTTACGTTAGATACGGAAAACCCTAAAGCGGTGAATGAATGCAGACCGTAA
- a CDS encoding LysR substrate-binding domain-containing protein gives MKKLVPLKSIYAFVAVAETGSMTEAAKALFVSHSAVSQAIKSLEQQVNKPLFQRVGRRVVLNTDGKRYYRKVAPALEQIVDATDQLANTPKENRLTVNMVNSLALHWWIPRVPMLQHNSPSLDIRLSNRIGYFDLEQEGVDIALVHGKPREWQDYYCEKLGDDELVLVASPNLVSEQGSQSMEDLIKTYPVIGVFNPRREHDWQVWCDAHRLPMPLFSTNLSFDVSIQAVQAATRSLGILVTHRLFVRDDIKHGALVEISAPVSNPHQDYYFVCSDNKLKNESVLKLRAWLREQFSSNHTD, from the coding sequence ATGAAAAAACTCGTTCCATTAAAATCAATCTACGCTTTTGTCGCTGTTGCAGAGACAGGTAGCATGACCGAGGCAGCTAAAGCTCTGTTTGTTAGCCACTCTGCAGTGAGCCAAGCGATCAAGTCGTTAGAGCAGCAAGTTAATAAACCTCTATTCCAGCGTGTTGGACGACGTGTCGTTCTCAACACTGATGGTAAGCGCTACTATCGAAAAGTCGCGCCCGCGCTTGAACAAATTGTCGATGCGACAGATCAGCTAGCCAACACACCTAAAGAGAACAGATTGACCGTCAATATGGTCAACTCCTTGGCGCTACACTGGTGGATACCCCGGGTTCCTATGTTGCAACACAATTCACCGAGCCTAGATATTCGACTCTCCAACCGAATTGGTTATTTCGACCTCGAGCAAGAGGGAGTCGATATTGCCTTGGTACATGGAAAACCGAGAGAGTGGCAAGATTACTACTGTGAAAAACTTGGAGATGATGAGCTGGTGCTAGTAGCCAGCCCTAATTTAGTCAGTGAACAGGGTTCGCAATCGATGGAAGATCTGATCAAAACCTACCCCGTCATTGGCGTTTTTAACCCACGTAGAGAGCACGATTGGCAAGTATGGTGCGATGCACACAGACTGCCCATGCCACTCTTCAGTACTAACCTCTCCTTCGATGTGTCGATTCAGGCGGTACAAGCCGCGACACGCTCTCTTGGTATACTTGTCACTCACCGACTATTTGTGCGTGACGATATAAAGCATGGAGCCTTAGTCGAAATTAGCGCACCCGTTTCAAACCCGCATCAGGACTATTATTTTGTTTGTTCCGATAACAAACTTAAAAATGAAAGTGTGCTAAAACTAAGAGCATGGTTAAGGGAGCAATTTAGCTCTAATCACACAGATTAA
- a CDS encoding heavy metal-binding domain-containing protein, with protein sequence MIVTTTQSIEGKRIVAYKGVIAGEAILGVNVFKDMFSGIRDFVGGRSGTYEKELEKARSYAFQELELKAQELGANAVVGVDIDYEVLGQGNGMLMVSASGTAVVVD encoded by the coding sequence ATGATCGTGACAACAACTCAGTCAATTGAAGGAAAACGCATCGTCGCATACAAAGGGGTGATTGCCGGAGAAGCCATCCTCGGTGTTAACGTGTTTAAAGATATGTTTTCAGGCATTCGAGACTTCGTAGGTGGTCGCTCTGGCACTTATGAAAAAGAGCTCGAAAAAGCGCGCTCTTATGCGTTCCAAGAACTAGAACTAAAAGCCCAAGAGCTGGGTGCAAACGCTGTTGTCGGTGTCGACATTGATTACGAAGTGTTAGGTCAAGGCAACGGCATGCTCATGGTTTCAGCCAGCGGTACCGCTGTCGTCGTCGATTAA
- a CDS encoding tetratricopeptide repeat protein — protein MLRVVWLVIMAILPMMSSASEETRYSEQEYLDRPLMERYILDELKSLRIDQQDLERRMTIQITDRELEVADKSLNYANVTVTYFFYIIAGVASLIALIGWQSLKEIKHNTKEMADQRLDKIAQEYEKKFVALERDLKRKTRIISENNREIEIINEVHNLWLRAQNQQTPEQKLEIYDDILKIRPGDLEALTYKADAAMEMQEFHWAMSLCNRVLEVDHQNAHALYQRACAYARLGSEVQAIEDLKRSIEASASMRDLISDETDFEMLRGLEGFEALREEQ, from the coding sequence ATGCTAAGAGTGGTTTGGTTAGTGATAATGGCTATTTTGCCTATGATGAGTTCTGCGTCTGAAGAGACACGATACTCTGAACAGGAGTACCTAGATAGACCGTTGATGGAACGTTACATCTTAGACGAACTCAAGTCTCTGCGAATTGACCAGCAAGACCTTGAGCGCAGAATGACCATTCAAATCACCGATCGTGAGCTAGAGGTGGCGGACAAGTCGCTCAACTATGCAAACGTCACCGTAACTTATTTCTTCTATATCATCGCGGGTGTTGCTTCTTTGATCGCTTTGATTGGTTGGCAATCGCTCAAAGAAATCAAACACAACACTAAAGAGATGGCCGATCAACGGTTGGATAAGATTGCTCAAGAGTACGAGAAGAAGTTTGTCGCACTCGAGAGAGACTTAAAACGTAAAACTCGCATTATCTCTGAAAACAATCGCGAGATTGAGATCATCAATGAAGTACACAACCTTTGGTTGAGAGCCCAGAACCAGCAGACTCCTGAGCAGAAACTTGAGATCTATGATGATATTCTTAAGATTCGTCCTGGTGACTTAGAAGCTCTGACTTATAAAGCGGATGCAGCGATGGAGATGCAAGAATTCCATTGGGCAATGAGCTTGTGTAACCGTGTATTAGAAGTGGACCACCAAAACGCGCACGCGCTATACCAACGTGCTTGTGCATACGCGCGTTTAGGTTCTGAAGTCCAAGCTATTGAAGATCTTAAACGTTCAATAGAAGCGAGTGCTTCAATGCGTGACCTTATCTCGGATGAAACCGACTTTGAAATGTTGCGAGGTTTGGAAGGGTTTGAAGCGCTACGTGAAGAGCAATAG
- a CDS encoding ABC transporter ATP-binding protein, producing MLKGVDIQYLKHFLQFAKKYKRTAFIGIAMLPLTIMTSLLFPWLIIQVIDVQLSNGNIDGLLEYVFYLVVVLIVSYVVDTTYSYNLRKTGQLTITDMRSVLFARVLKLPRSYFDNTPIGITLSRLTSDLETIGETFIQSVVGLVKDTLNTLALIGMMFYIDWKLTLIVLVVMPPVMYLTVFVRNKLRQMHLITRSTLARGIGFLQEALLGMKTVQLYRAEEAVEKRFKGYTDEFLRAQKKINKYDAILFSVISGVTSITIALMIWFGSEQVLQGSLTLGVLIAFINTLEKVFVPIRDFTSQIASIQSSFAAFDHIEELFVEPTEEQGSKLLPSHQVEEQLRDFVSLEFKNVSFRYKPDAPYVLKDVSFVLEKGHQIALVGSTGSGKSTIMRLISKTYQNYEGSILLNGIELSDISMEDSAHLFSLMMQDVHLFEESVHFNIALGKAHVSREQVEQAARYVYADQFIQQLPDGYDFQLDKNGSNLSVGQTQLLSFARAVAQGGQVMMLDEATSSVDSITENLIQKAMQKLFKEKTVIAIAHRLSTVRHSDIILVLEKGQIVERGNHRQLVDHNGVYAGLLNESIVETSDQQVVGA from the coding sequence ATGTTAAAAGGCGTTGATATTCAATATCTCAAACACTTCCTGCAGTTTGCGAAGAAGTACAAGCGCACCGCATTTATCGGTATTGCGATGCTGCCGCTCACCATTATGACGAGTTTGCTGTTTCCGTGGCTGATCATTCAAGTCATCGACGTTCAATTGAGTAATGGTAATATCGATGGCTTGCTGGAATATGTGTTCTACCTGGTAGTAGTACTTATCGTCAGCTATGTGGTTGATACGACATACTCGTACAACCTTAGAAAAACAGGGCAGCTGACCATCACAGATATGCGCTCGGTGCTGTTTGCTCGTGTTCTCAAGCTTCCACGTAGCTACTTTGATAACACTCCGATTGGCATCACGCTATCACGTCTAACCAGTGACCTTGAAACCATTGGTGAAACCTTCATTCAATCTGTGGTCGGTTTGGTAAAAGACACGCTGAATACGCTCGCTCTGATTGGGATGATGTTTTACATCGATTGGAAGCTCACCCTGATCGTATTAGTGGTGATGCCACCGGTGATGTACTTGACGGTGTTTGTCCGAAACAAGCTGCGTCAGATGCATCTGATTACCCGTTCGACATTGGCACGCGGAATTGGTTTTCTACAAGAAGCCTTGTTAGGCATGAAAACCGTTCAGCTGTATCGTGCTGAAGAAGCCGTCGAGAAAAGATTCAAAGGCTATACCGACGAGTTTTTGAGAGCGCAGAAGAAGATCAATAAGTACGATGCGATTCTATTCTCGGTGATCTCCGGTGTCACCTCGATAACCATTGCATTGATGATTTGGTTTGGCTCAGAGCAAGTTCTACAAGGCAGCTTGACTCTGGGTGTATTGATCGCTTTCATCAATACTTTAGAGAAAGTGTTTGTTCCGATTCGTGACTTTACCTCGCAAATCGCCTCAATTCAGAGCTCGTTTGCAGCCTTTGACCACATTGAAGAGCTGTTTGTTGAGCCGACAGAGGAGCAGGGGAGCAAACTGCTGCCGTCACATCAAGTTGAAGAGCAACTACGTGACTTTGTGAGTTTGGAATTTAAGAATGTCAGCTTCCGTTACAAGCCGGACGCACCATATGTACTCAAGGATGTCTCTTTCGTTTTAGAGAAAGGCCATCAGATTGCGTTAGTAGGTTCGACAGGTTCTGGTAAGTCGACGATCATGCGTTTGATTTCGAAAACCTATCAGAATTATGAAGGCAGCATTCTGCTTAACGGCATCGAGTTGTCAGATATTTCAATGGAAGACTCAGCGCACCTGTTTTCATTGATGATGCAAGACGTACATCTTTTTGAAGAGAGTGTTCATTTCAATATCGCTCTAGGTAAAGCACATGTTTCGCGTGAACAAGTTGAGCAAGCTGCGCGTTATGTGTATGCGGACCAGTTCATTCAGCAGTTGCCTGATGGGTATGATTTCCAGCTTGATAAGAACGGCTCGAATCTGTCTGTGGGTCAGACACAATTGCTCTCATTTGCTCGTGCGGTAGCGCAAGGTGGGCAGGTAATGATGCTCGATGAAGCAACCAGCTCGGTTGATTCGATAACGGAAAATCTGATCCAAAAAGCAATGCAAAAGCTGTTCAAAGAGAAGACAGTGATTGCCATTGCACACCGCCTGAGTACCGTTCGTCACTCCGACATAATTTTGGTGTTAGAGAAGGGTCAGATCGTTGAACGAGGTAATCACAGACAATTGGTTGACCACAATGGTGTATATGCAGGGCTACTCAATGAGTCCATCGTAGAAACCAGCGATCAACAAGTGGTTGGAGCGTAA